A single Crateriforma conspicua DNA region contains:
- a CDS encoding helix-turn-helix domain-containing protein, with protein MDDQYVLLTFQDAANLAGVSRTTIRKWVDHAGLDAVKMPASANRRIRRSALIQFLNNLEEADKTEAPELMRFNPQRAI; from the coding sequence ATGGATGATCAATACGTGCTGTTGACGTTTCAGGACGCCGCCAACCTGGCCGGTGTCAGTCGGACCACGATTCGAAAATGGGTCGATCATGCCGGACTGGATGCGGTGAAGATGCCCGCGTCGGCCAATCGTCGCATCCGACGATCCGCGTTAATTCAGTTCCTGAACAACTTGGAAGAAGCGGACAAAACGGAAGCTCCGGAACTTATGAGATTTAACCCTCAGCGAGCGATTTGA
- a CDS encoding MBL fold metallo-hydrolase has product MDFCSDNSISFVPPKADEFELAIFGPGVGECILMHLGDGNWFVIDSCRFPRSKTPAAIAYLEKLKINPSSAIQSILATHWHDDHVNGLADIVRRCPQATFAMSAALEQKQFFQLVYEANESNKLVEASSTASEFADILDHFAETGRGIVAPGVFASEGTILYLGGVDESVRVQALSPSSAAITSCKTDVVAKLMTNSTTRCFRRFDPNDLSVAVQVSTPGLDLLLKADLENSDSKQLGWQAVLSSKVRTKRTSQLVKVGHHGSVNAHNDDAWSSMVAPNPLAVVTPYSRLADPLPREYDIQRIKSLTNQLYVTTWPPSSRPPRRRGVDSDVGSATKVRRARHREPGFVRVRFSIKQTPSTPTIEFYGSAKQL; this is encoded by the coding sequence GTGGACTTTTGCTCGGACAATAGCATCTCGTTTGTTCCTCCTAAAGCGGATGAATTCGAGCTTGCGATTTTCGGACCAGGCGTGGGTGAGTGCATTTTGATGCACCTGGGAGATGGTAACTGGTTCGTCATTGACTCGTGCCGTTTCCCACGCTCGAAAACACCTGCTGCCATTGCTTACCTTGAAAAGCTAAAAATCAATCCGTCGTCAGCGATTCAAAGCATTTTGGCGACTCATTGGCATGATGATCATGTAAATGGATTGGCTGACATTGTTCGTCGATGTCCTCAGGCAACTTTTGCGATGTCAGCAGCGTTGGAGCAAAAACAGTTTTTTCAGCTCGTCTATGAAGCCAACGAAAGCAACAAGCTCGTTGAAGCGAGTTCGACGGCTAGTGAGTTTGCGGACATACTCGACCATTTCGCGGAGACGGGAAGAGGAATCGTTGCCCCTGGTGTTTTTGCTTCCGAGGGAACGATCCTTTACTTAGGCGGCGTCGATGAGTCGGTCCGCGTTCAAGCATTGAGCCCATCGAGTGCAGCCATTACAAGCTGCAAGACGGATGTCGTTGCCAAACTGATGACGAATAGCACGACTCGGTGTTTTCGCCGTTTCGATCCGAACGATTTGTCGGTCGCGGTCCAAGTCTCGACACCAGGTCTCGATCTTCTCCTAAAAGCTGATTTGGAAAACTCGGATAGTAAGCAACTTGGCTGGCAAGCGGTGCTTTCGTCGAAGGTCCGTACGAAACGAACAAGTCAGCTTGTAAAGGTCGGGCATCATGGGTCAGTGAATGCCCACAACGACGATGCCTGGAGTTCGATGGTCGCTCCCAATCCACTAGCAGTAGTTACACCTTATTCTCGCCTGGCAGATCCTCTTCCACGCGAGTACGACATTCAGCGAATTAAGTCATTGACCAACCAGCTATACGTGACGACTTGGCCGCCTTCGAGTCGGCCGCCTCGGCGACGCGGCGTTGATTCAGATGTCGGGAGTGCAACTAAGGTTCGTCGCGCACGTCATCGTGAACCCGGATTCGTTCGTGTTCGGTTCTCGATTAAGCAAACACCGTCGACGCCGACAATCGAATTTTATGGCTCTGCAAAACAGCTGTAG
- a CDS encoding trypsin-like serine peptidase codes for MTQTATAPQETGFSDEPFGPSSRAICKVTNGNTCGSGTLVGKRNGKSLILTNAHVAGTRIGKTMRCYFPEIDRTITARVIMAGYSNRVMMDWAVLEAEEIVPLPHTKLRNEVPEGEHYTGGYPRCRGPYYQRLRTTRITHNGTVWRWQPVSIGGQSGSGVHSFANDLLYGLLTWSWGGDGAGQTCRSIWLQYANRAEIGFAKPADLVELNENRAADLEEGFFAEADITTLPIWDHLDDGDDDDDDGDGDSQPSPCPEFAAKVLKQAETMQREAADLAEIARKYQSCDDCEGGDDDQNDTGPLFGL; via the coding sequence ATGACTCAGACAGCCACCGCGCCCCAAGAGACCGGCTTTTCCGACGAGCCCTTTGGTCCGTCCAGCCGAGCGATCTGTAAGGTGACCAACGGCAACACGTGCGGATCCGGAACCCTGGTCGGAAAGCGAAACGGCAAATCGCTGATCCTGACCAACGCCCACGTCGCCGGCACCCGCATCGGCAAGACGATGCGTTGCTACTTTCCCGAGATCGATCGGACGATCACCGCACGCGTCATCATGGCCGGTTACAGCAACCGCGTGATGATGGACTGGGCGGTGTTGGAAGCCGAAGAGATCGTTCCGCTGCCGCATACCAAACTGCGCAACGAAGTCCCCGAAGGCGAACACTACACCGGCGGGTACCCTCGTTGCCGCGGCCCGTACTATCAACGGCTCCGCACGACTCGGATCACCCACAACGGCACCGTGTGGCGTTGGCAGCCGGTCAGCATCGGCGGCCAGTCCGGCAGCGGTGTTCATTCCTTTGCCAACGACCTTCTGTACGGCTTATTGACCTGGTCCTGGGGCGGCGACGGTGCCGGCCAGACGTGTCGATCGATCTGGCTGCAGTACGCCAACCGTGCGGAGATCGGTTTCGCCAAGCCGGCCGATTTGGTCGAGCTGAACGAGAACCGGGCGGCCGACCTGGAGGAAGGATTCTTCGCCGAAGCCGACATCACGACGTTGCCGATCTGGGATCACCTGGACGATGGGGACGACGATGATGACGACGGCGACGGTGACAGCCAGCCGTCACCCTGCCCCGAGTTTGCCGCGAAGGTGTTGAAGCAGGCCGAGACGATGCAGCGTGAAGCGGCCGACCTGGCCGAGATCGCTCGCAAGTACCAGTCCTGTGACGACTGCGAGGGCGGCGACGACGACCAGAACGACACCGGCCCGTTGTTCGGTCTGTGA